From one Solanum lycopersicum chromosome 12, SLM_r2.1 genomic stretch:
- the LOC101267503 gene encoding ATP-citrate synthase beta chain protein 2, with translation MATGQLFSKTTQALFYNYKQLPIQRMLDFDFLCGRETPSVAGIINPGSEGFQKLFFGQEEIAIPVHSTVEAACAAHPTADVFINFASFRSAAASSMSALKQPTIRVVAIIAEGVPESDTKQLIGFAKANNKVVIGPATVGGIQAGAFKIGDTAGTIDNIIQCKLYRPGSVGFVSKSGGMSNELYNTIARVTDGVYEGIAIGGDVFPGSTLSDHVLRFNNIPQVKMIVVLGELGGRDEYSLVEALKQGKINKPVVAWVSGTCATLFKSEVQFGHAGAKSGGEMESAQAKNQALRDAGATVPTSYEAFEGAIKEAFEKLVSEGKTTPVKEITPPQIPEDLNTAIKSGKVRAPTHIISTISDDRGEEPCYAGVPMSSIVEQGLGVGDVISLLWFKRSLPRYCTRFIEICTLLCADHGPCVSGAHNTIVTARAGKDLVSCLVSGLLTIGPRFGGAVDDAARYFKDAYDRGLTPYEFVESMKKRGIRVPGIGHRIKRGDNRDKRVELLQLYARENFPSVKYMEYAVQVETYTLSKANNLVLNVDGAIGSLFLDLLAGSGMFTKPEIDEIVEIGYLNGLFVLARSIGLIGHTFDQKRLKQPLYRHPWEDVLYTK, from the exons ATGGCGACTGGACAACTTTTCTCCAAAACTACTCAAGCTTTGTTCTACAACTACAAGCAGCTTCCTATCCAACGGATGCTCGACTTTGATTTCCTTTGTG GGAGAGAAACACCTTCTGTTGCTGGAATTATCAATCCTGGTTCCGAGGGATTCCAGAAACTCTTCTTTGGTCAGGAGGAAATTGCAATCCCAGTACATTCTAC TGTTGAAGCTGCCTGTGCTGCTCATCCAACAGCTGATGTTTTCATCAATTTTGCTTCTTTCAGAAG TGCTGCTGCTTCCTCCATGTCTGCTCTAAAACAGCCAACCATCAGAGTTGTGGCTATTATAGCTGAAGGTGTTCCTGAGTCAGACACCAAGCAGCTTATTGGTTTTGCAAAGGCAAATAATAAG GTGGTTATCGGTCCAGCTACTGTGGGAGGGATTCAAGCCGGAGCTTTTAAGATTGGTGATACTGCTGGAACAATTGATAACATTATTCAGTGCAAGCTTTACAGGCCTGGATCTGTGGGATTTGTCTCCAAATCT GGCGGTATGTCTAATGAACTATACAACACAATTGCCCGTGTGACTGATGGAGTTTATGAAG GAATTGCAATTGGCGGGGATGTCTTTCCTGGCTCTACCCTTTCTGATCATGTTCTGCGCTTCAACAATATTCCACAG GTCAAAATGATTGTTGTACTTGGGGAACTTGGTGGACGAGATGAGTATTCCTTAGTTGAAGCCCTGAAGCAAGGGAAAATCAACAAGCCTGTTGTTGCCTGGGTCAGCGGAACTTGTGCTACACTCTTTAAGTCGGAAGTACAGTTTGGACATGCG GGTGCAAAGAGCGGTGGTGAAATGGAATCTGCACAAGCTAAGAACCAAGCACTCAGAGATGCTGGAGCTACCGTTCCCACTTCGTATGAAGCTTTTGAAGGAGCAATCAAAGAAGCATTTGAAAAGCTG GTTTCGGAAGGTAAAACAACTCCTGTAAAGGAAATAACGCCTCCACAAATTCCTGAGGATCTCAACACAGCAATTAAGAGCGGGAAAGTTCGGGCCCCAACACATATTATTTCCACGATATCTGATGATAGAG GTGAAGAGCCATGCTACGCTGGTGTACCCATGTCATCTATTGTGGAGCAAGGATTAGGTGTCGGTGATGTCATTTCTCTATTGTGGTTCAAACGCAGCCTCCCCCGTTATTGTACACGTTTTATTGAg ATTTGCACTCTGTTGTGTGCTGACCATGGTCCCTGTGTCTCTGGTGCTCATAACACCATCGTAACTGCCAGGGCTGGAAAAGACTTAGTGTCATGTCTTGTGTCTG GGTTGTTGACTATTGGTCCTCGATTTGGTGGTGCTGTTGACGATGCTGCCCGATACTTTAAGGATGCTTATGACAGG GGTCTTACACCATATGAATTTGTTGAAAGTATGAAGAAGAGAGGCATCCGAGTGCCAGGAATCGGACACAG GATCAAGAGAGGTGACAACAGAGATAAGAGAGTTGAACTACTTCAGCTCTACGCTAGGGAAAATTTCCCTTCCGTTAAGTACATGGAATACGCAGTTCAAGTTGAAACCTACACACTCTCAAAGGCAAACAACCTAGTCCTCAACGTTGACGGAGCCATTGGTTCCCTCTTCTTAGATCTCCTTGCTGGAAGTGGAATGTTCACCAAGCCAGAAATCGATGAAATAGTAGAGATTGGTTACCTGAATGGGCTATTCGTGCTGGCACGTTCCATTGGTCTTATCGG aCACACGTTCGATCAGAAGAGATTGAAACAGCCTCTATACCGTCACCCATGGGAAGACGTCCTCTACACGAAGTGA